The DNA region GGCGTAGGACTCGCTATACCGAGTCAGTTGAGCTGTATATTCGTCTGGAGTGTCAATACATATCAATACCTACCAGCAACAAGGCCAGCCAGAGAGCAGGCCCAGGAAACGGCGGAGAATTTCATGAtgtacctgtatttagaaaTTGAATGACATTGTTGATCAAAAAACCTGGACCCTTATATACACTGTCTCGTATTCGTTTGGCATGGACTCAGCCTTACAGCCGATCCGGCCATATCCGACGAACTTCCCCTGTCAGGCAACACCGTTTTGTTCTCCATTTTTCTATCCAGTTCTGCAGGCAGCCTCATTCCTGCACACTGACTAGTGTGTCTACAGGATGTACCGAAATCCGACCGGATGCTGCGGCGTGTTCTCTCCACTTTCATTGGActcctcctgctcctgcaaCTGAAGGTTCATCCTGGCATGCACCATCCGAATCACCGTTGCCAACACGGCCACCAGCAAAGCCACGCCCGCTGTAGCACTTCCTCCTGGAATGTACCGCGGCCCCGAGGATGACGGCCACATGTAACTGCCATAGATAGACGCTGTGTTACCTAGCATGTTGGCTATGGCGATGGCTGCGGAGCGTTTGACCAGGGGTCTAGGGAACGAATTGGCGATCCAAGCGATAATAATTTGGTATGCCGAAACAGCCCCCATGGGCATTCTGTCGGGCAGGAATGACATCAGCCATGGGAACACGTTGTGAAACATATCACTTACAAGAACATGGCGAAGAATCGGGCCCCGATGTTGGTGGTGGCCGTGCAGATTATG from Aspergillus chevalieri M1 DNA, chromosome 2, nearly complete sequence includes:
- a CDS encoding putative MFS transporter (COG:G;~EggNog:ENOG410PK1X;~InterPro:IPR011701,IPR036259;~SMCOG1106:major facilitator transporter;~TransMembrane:5 (o90-109i121-139o145-167i179-199o211-231i);~antiSMASH:Cluster_2.1;~go_function: GO:0022857 - transmembrane transporter activity [Evidence IEA];~go_process: GO:0055085 - transmembrane transport [Evidence IEA]) gives rise to the protein MLISLPNYPANTSWLDEEEQAYAQWRLIHDAGEADDTGAGNISEALRLVLTDPRIYLFTLLQHTSLLSQNFQYFFPTIVQTLGYGNIETLLITAPVWIATFLVSLVVTWTSGKTNDRGIHIILLMLVSVAGAIICTATTNIGARFFAMFLMPMGAVSAYQIIIAWIANSFPRPLVKRSAAIAIANMLGNTASIYGSYMWPSSSGPRYIPGGSATAGVALLVAVLATVIRMVHARMNLQLQEQEESNESGENTPQHPVGFRYIL